One genomic region from Arthrobacter sp. FB24 encodes:
- a CDS encoding SSI family serine proteinase inhibitor — MRKAWIHALVLVSVAGLAACSPGGGGGGPTPSPSATSSTAGPTATQSPDTETTVPAPSPPPTAAPSTSGPGKGNAELAIMVKPSESEAALNYTLVCKDGVPTAESSHPSAAAACTTLKENPAVLSPAPRATDQACTQQYGGPQEATVTGIVDDTPVDSSFGRKDGCEIGLWNSAKDILGSAGGAS; from the coding sequence ATGCGTAAGGCATGGATTCACGCACTCGTTCTGGTATCCGTTGCCGGTCTCGCCGCCTGTTCGCCGGGCGGCGGCGGGGGCGGTCCGACTCCTTCGCCCTCGGCCACTTCGAGTACCGCCGGTCCCACGGCCACGCAGTCGCCTGACACCGAAACGACTGTCCCGGCCCCCTCGCCTCCACCGACCGCGGCGCCATCTACGTCAGGCCCGGGCAAGGGGAACGCCGAGCTCGCCATCATGGTCAAGCCGTCGGAATCGGAAGCGGCCCTCAACTACACCTTGGTATGCAAGGACGGCGTTCCGACAGCTGAAAGCAGCCACCCCTCAGCCGCGGCGGCCTGCACCACGCTCAAGGAGAACCCTGCCGTGCTCAGCCCTGCGCCCCGAGCCACGGACCAGGCCTGCACCCAGCAGTACGGCGGCCCGCAGGAGGCCACGGTCACCGGGATCGTGGATGACACACCGGTGGATTCGTCCTTTGGCCGCAAAGACGGCTGCGAGATCGGCCTGTGGAATTCGGCCAAGGACATCTTGGGGTCCGCGGGCGGAGCTTCCTAG
- a CDS encoding MarR family winged helix-turn-helix transcriptional regulator, with the protein MNQRSAAPIEASDEDLLLEHQLCFALTVASRSVVGAYKPVLDTLGLTHPQYLVMLCLWESSPRSVRDISDALAQEPATISPLLRRLEAAGYITRGRAAGNERALAVGLTPSGAALRQRATAVPGTMMERLGLTRGQVGALHQAMTDLIAATRAAAERDATGRDTAGA; encoded by the coding sequence ATGAATCAGCGCTCGGCCGCGCCCATCGAAGCGTCTGATGAAGACCTCCTGTTGGAACACCAGCTCTGCTTCGCTTTGACAGTTGCGTCCCGCAGCGTCGTGGGCGCCTACAAACCGGTGCTGGACACCCTCGGGCTGACCCACCCGCAGTACCTTGTGATGCTCTGCCTCTGGGAGTCCAGCCCGCGCTCGGTCCGGGACATCAGCGATGCACTGGCCCAGGAGCCAGCCACCATCTCGCCGCTGTTGCGCCGCCTCGAAGCGGCCGGCTACATCACCCGCGGCCGCGCTGCCGGAAACGAGCGGGCCCTTGCCGTCGGGCTCACCCCGAGCGGCGCGGCCCTCCGGCAGCGGGCGACGGCGGTTCCGGGAACCATGATGGAGCGCCTTGGCCTGACGCGCGGCCAGGTGGGGGCACTCCACCAGGCAATGACCGACCTGATCGCTGCCACCAGGGCCGCGGCCGAACGCGATGCGACTGGACGGGACACCGCCGGGGCCTAG
- a CDS encoding S8 family serine peptidase: MKSKGTSLVRVGGLRKAAALAVGLPLLLSSVAVGPATAAPAEPSGVEQAKNVNPTDYKDGRYIVVLAEKAAAAYDGGTAGIAATKPQQGRKLDSGSQNYKAYDAHLRKTQREVASKQGVTPSKQFTGALNGFVAELTAVQAAELAKDSNVLVVAPDVENAPDYTTTDFLKLTGSDGAWAKQFGGESGAGKGVVVGVIDSGYAPDNPFLQGDAVQPLKGKAQVGVPYLTADGKIAMLKSDGTTFQGECQKGIESGASFDGTLCNSKVVSARYFADSFRQYVTPEHRAPEELISPVDVGSHGTHTATTAAGNANVEQVIDGASFGKSSGVAPAAKVSVYKVCWEDDNPNTGGCYSSASVEAVDAAIKDGVDVLNYSISGNTNSTTDPVALAFLNAAAAGVFVSASAGNSGPAVSTVNHASPWLTTVAASTFPSDLLGTVKVSDGSMFRGASIMKSEVKDAAVVVAADAAAPDAPTAANLCGPGTLDAAKVTGKVVVCDRGVVDRTAKSLEVQAKGGVGMILVNLTSSSEDADNHVVPTVHVNAPKSLELKSKLSAKPALTVSLVKGDLTGEPLPPAPQVAGFSSRGPSLASGGDLLKPDISAPGVNVLAGVSTIGNNGAQFGFMSGTSMAAPHIAGFGALVLSKQPTWSPAMVKSAMMTTAYPLVNADGTPNRNPFEGGAGHIDATRVLDPGLVYNSDIKQWLAFLNGQGVETGAPQAGSIAARNLNLPSIALGSLVGEIQVKRQLTALVPGSYRPAVDMPGVGVHVEPQVLNFAKAGQTREVTITIKNVSAPVGKFTTGTLTWKGPRTVSSPIAVRPVDAQIAPSFSFSSATGTGSGTLDLVSGSDSPIAVGVEGLAPLSETAITKTPGAYAAKNDEHNALVKVEVPAGATFARLGVQAESDDVDWDMVVYAPNGSGGLVATQVATASTSEFLDLESPRAGTYYIVANLYSTPDNGPASAVVQTVSFPGKPETKLAVNPNPIIAPNGTATTATASWTGLAPGSYLGRLSLGGNGIRTWISVKVGTGTAAAPAGAPAVTPVDAVPGT, translated from the coding sequence GTGAAATCAAAAGGAACAAGCCTTGTCCGGGTCGGGGGACTCCGGAAGGCGGCAGCACTGGCTGTTGGCCTCCCGCTGCTTCTCTCCTCCGTCGCAGTGGGTCCCGCTACCGCGGCGCCTGCCGAACCCAGCGGAGTCGAACAGGCCAAAAACGTCAACCCGACAGACTACAAGGACGGCCGTTACATCGTGGTCCTCGCCGAGAAAGCCGCGGCAGCGTACGACGGCGGAACGGCCGGCATAGCGGCAACCAAGCCGCAACAGGGCCGCAAACTTGATTCCGGCAGCCAGAACTACAAGGCCTACGACGCGCACCTCCGCAAGACCCAGCGGGAGGTCGCGTCCAAGCAGGGCGTCACCCCGTCCAAGCAGTTCACAGGCGCGCTCAACGGCTTCGTGGCTGAGCTCACGGCGGTGCAGGCAGCCGAGCTTGCCAAGGACAGCAACGTGCTTGTGGTGGCACCGGACGTGGAGAACGCCCCGGATTACACCACCACCGACTTCCTGAAGCTCACAGGCAGCGACGGCGCCTGGGCAAAGCAGTTCGGCGGCGAATCCGGAGCCGGCAAGGGCGTGGTGGTCGGTGTGATCGACTCCGGCTACGCCCCGGACAATCCCTTCCTGCAGGGGGATGCAGTGCAGCCGCTCAAGGGCAAGGCACAGGTGGGCGTCCCGTATCTCACCGCGGACGGCAAGATCGCCATGCTCAAGTCGGACGGCACGACTTTCCAGGGCGAATGCCAGAAGGGCATCGAATCAGGGGCATCCTTCGACGGAACCCTCTGCAACTCCAAGGTGGTCAGCGCCCGCTACTTCGCCGACTCCTTCCGTCAGTACGTGACACCCGAACACCGAGCCCCGGAGGAACTGATCTCCCCGGTGGACGTGGGCAGCCATGGCACACACACGGCCACCACCGCCGCCGGCAACGCCAACGTGGAACAGGTGATCGACGGCGCCAGCTTCGGCAAAAGCTCCGGCGTCGCCCCGGCAGCGAAAGTCTCCGTCTACAAGGTCTGCTGGGAAGACGACAATCCCAACACCGGCGGCTGCTATTCGTCCGCCTCGGTCGAAGCCGTTGACGCAGCCATTAAGGACGGCGTGGACGTCCTTAACTACTCCATTTCCGGCAACACCAACAGCACGACTGATCCCGTGGCCCTGGCGTTCCTGAATGCGGCTGCCGCAGGCGTGTTCGTCTCGGCATCGGCAGGCAACTCCGGCCCCGCCGTCTCCACGGTGAACCACGCCTCGCCGTGGCTGACCACCGTCGCGGCCTCGACATTCCCCAGCGACCTGCTCGGCACGGTGAAGGTGTCCGACGGCAGCATGTTCCGGGGCGCGTCCATCATGAAATCGGAAGTCAAGGACGCCGCCGTGGTGGTGGCCGCCGACGCAGCTGCACCGGATGCGCCTACTGCCGCGAACCTTTGCGGCCCGGGAACGCTGGACGCCGCCAAGGTCACCGGCAAGGTGGTGGTCTGTGACCGCGGTGTCGTGGACCGGACGGCGAAGAGCCTTGAGGTCCAGGCGAAGGGCGGCGTTGGCATGATCCTGGTCAACCTGACCTCCAGCTCCGAGGACGCGGACAACCATGTCGTGCCCACCGTCCACGTCAATGCCCCCAAGAGCCTGGAACTGAAGTCCAAGCTTTCTGCCAAGCCGGCGCTCACGGTGAGCCTCGTCAAGGGCGATCTCACCGGCGAGCCATTGCCGCCGGCACCCCAAGTGGCCGGCTTCTCCTCTCGGGGCCCGAGCCTGGCCTCCGGCGGGGACCTCCTGAAGCCGGACATCTCCGCTCCCGGCGTGAATGTCCTCGCGGGCGTTTCCACCATCGGCAACAACGGCGCACAGTTCGGCTTCATGTCCGGAACCTCCATGGCTGCCCCGCATATTGCGGGATTCGGAGCCCTGGTGCTCAGCAAGCAGCCCACCTGGTCGCCTGCCATGGTCAAGTCCGCCATGATGACCACCGCCTACCCGCTGGTCAACGCGGACGGCACTCCCAACCGGAACCCGTTTGAAGGCGGCGCAGGGCACATTGACGCCACCCGCGTGCTGGATCCGGGCCTCGTGTACAACTCGGACATCAAGCAGTGGCTGGCCTTCCTGAACGGCCAGGGCGTGGAGACCGGTGCACCACAGGCCGGCAGCATTGCCGCACGCAACCTCAACCTGCCGTCCATTGCCCTGGGCAGCCTCGTGGGCGAGATCCAGGTCAAGCGCCAGCTCACTGCGCTGGTCCCGGGGAGCTACCGGCCCGCTGTGGACATGCCCGGTGTCGGTGTCCATGTGGAGCCGCAGGTGCTGAACTTCGCCAAGGCGGGGCAGACCCGTGAGGTCACCATCACCATCAAGAACGTCAGCGCACCGGTGGGCAAGTTCACTACGGGCACACTGACGTGGAAGGGGCCGCGCACGGTCAGCTCGCCCATTGCGGTCCGTCCGGTGGACGCCCAGATTGCGCCGTCGTTCTCCTTCAGCTCCGCGACCGGCACGGGCAGCGGCACCCTGGACCTGGTCTCCGGCTCGGATTCGCCCATCGCGGTGGGTGTTGAAGGGCTTGCACCGCTGTCCGAGACGGCCATCACCAAAACGCCCGGCGCTTACGCTGCAAAAAATGACGAACACAACGCACTCGTCAAGGTGGAGGTGCCCGCCGGTGCGACTTTCGCGCGGCTGGGCGTCCAGGCCGAATCGGACGACGTTGACTGGGACATGGTGGTTTACGCGCCCAACGGAAGCGGAGGCCTCGTGGCCACCCAGGTGGCAACGGCGTCGACCAGCGAGTTCCTGGACCTGGAATCGCCCCGTGCGGGCACCTACTACATCGTGGCGAACCTCTACTCCACCCCGGACAACGGGCCCGCGTCCGCGGTCGTCCAGACGGTCTCGTTCCCCGGAAAGCCGGAGACGAAGCTCGCCGTCAACCCGAATCCGATCATTGCCCCCAACGGTACGGCCACCACGGCGACAGCCAGCTGGACCGGCCTGGCACCGGGGTCCTACCTGGGCCGGCTGAGCCTGGGCGGAAACGGGATCAGGACGTGGATCAGCGTCAAGGTGGGCACCGGCACGGCGGCTGCCCCGGCCGGTGCCCCGGCGGTCACCCCCGTCGATGCCGTACCGGGGACCTAG
- a CDS encoding S8 family serine peptidase, with product MTYPPVGSRDHRRNSATRLAAVVALGISLMIGQGLAAPAWAAADPAAEETPSLDAGRYIVMLKDRPLAAYTGGVEGIPGTAASNGRKLDADSAESRRYSAHLEAEQSRLAAAEGVAIDDSYTLAVNGFSAELTAEQANALTKDGNVLAVVKDSQYKIDYSSTEFLGLPGPGGVWAEQFGGDANAGKGTVVGVLDTGYTPGNPFFAGEQVKPLSGAPHVGEPYLSAGNQITMLKADGSTFAGVCQAGDQFAGTECNSKVIGARYYDAAFKSAVPPGLRSPKETYSPVDINNHGSHTASTAAGNSDVSQAVGGRDFGKGSGVAPAAKLAIYKVCWEGVSPATTGCFASSGVEAIEDAIRDGVDVLSYSISGTNNSTVDPVSIAFLNAAAAGIFVAASAGNSGPAASTVNHAAPWMTSVAASTHSSSLRGTVELSSGDKFAGASIMSTEVANAPIALAAAVKTADAVDANAALCAPGTLDPAKTAGKIVVCDRGVVDRTAKSMTVAQAGGVGMVLVNLTPNSLDVDLHSVPTVHLDDPAIKEAVGTDAALTASLVATDTTGLDPPPVPQIAGFSSRGPTLAANGDLLKPDIAAPGVGVLAAVSPAGSNGQNFGFLSGTSMAAPHIAGFGALLLGKNPLWSAATVKSAMMTTAYDLVDAEGSPVHDVFAQGAGQIDPARIATPGLVYDAGPSDWLGFLQGLGYQLGVAPLAAKDVNLPSIALGGLTGTQTVTRTVTALTAGSYRAEVDVSGITAEVTPDVLTLAEGEKATFTVQFTNSGAALDAFVGGSLTWSSDEAVVRSPVAIRSVTAVAPAVVNASSAGGSGSIVIPVTSGSPEPIDVTVKGLAKASSTAISLVPGPYTGVKDASNDVQIVNVPAGSSLARFAVNSANPAADFDLYVVSPAGLLYPGATPAANEAVSIPDPVAGDWKVTTNLFASPGGAATAASVEAMVLAGDAGNLTVSPNPLAIENGATGELTATWTGLEAGNWVGLIKYGTGPSTQLNVAVTAP from the coding sequence ATGACTTACCCGCCTGTCGGCTCCCGCGATCACCGCAGAAATTCAGCCACCCGCCTCGCCGCCGTCGTCGCTTTGGGAATTTCCCTGATGATCGGCCAGGGGCTGGCGGCTCCGGCCTGGGCGGCCGCCGATCCCGCAGCGGAAGAAACGCCGTCTTTGGACGCCGGCCGCTACATTGTCATGCTGAAGGACAGGCCCCTTGCGGCCTACACCGGTGGCGTCGAGGGCATTCCGGGCACCGCCGCGTCCAACGGCAGGAAGCTCGACGCCGACAGCGCTGAGTCCCGGCGCTACTCGGCACACCTGGAGGCAGAGCAGAGCAGGCTGGCCGCGGCGGAAGGCGTGGCCATCGACGACAGTTACACGCTGGCAGTGAACGGCTTCAGTGCGGAGCTGACCGCGGAGCAGGCAAACGCATTAACGAAGGACGGAAACGTCCTTGCTGTCGTTAAGGACAGCCAGTACAAGATCGACTACTCGAGCACCGAGTTCCTGGGCCTGCCGGGTCCCGGGGGAGTCTGGGCCGAACAGTTTGGTGGCGACGCCAACGCGGGCAAAGGCACGGTGGTGGGCGTACTCGATACGGGCTACACGCCCGGTAACCCGTTCTTTGCCGGGGAACAGGTGAAGCCGCTGTCGGGAGCTCCCCATGTGGGCGAACCGTACCTGTCGGCCGGAAACCAGATCACCATGCTGAAAGCGGACGGAAGCACGTTCGCAGGCGTCTGTCAGGCGGGTGACCAATTCGCCGGAACTGAATGCAACAGCAAGGTCATTGGGGCCCGGTACTACGACGCGGCCTTCAAGTCCGCCGTCCCTCCGGGCCTGCGCTCGCCGAAGGAAACGTACTCGCCCGTGGACATCAACAACCACGGTTCCCATACCGCCAGCACCGCCGCGGGCAACAGCGACGTCAGCCAGGCTGTCGGCGGCAGGGACTTCGGCAAGGGATCGGGTGTTGCCCCCGCGGCGAAGCTCGCCATCTACAAGGTCTGCTGGGAGGGTGTCAGCCCTGCAACCACCGGCTGCTTCGCTTCCAGCGGCGTGGAAGCCATCGAGGATGCCATCAGGGACGGCGTCGACGTCCTGAGCTATTCCATCTCCGGAACCAACAATTCGACGGTCGACCCGGTGTCCATCGCCTTCCTGAATGCCGCGGCGGCAGGAATCTTCGTGGCTGCGTCGGCCGGCAACTCAGGCCCGGCCGCCAGTACCGTGAACCATGCTGCTCCCTGGATGACCAGCGTGGCGGCCTCCACCCACAGCAGCAGCCTCCGCGGCACGGTGGAGTTGTCCAGCGGCGACAAGTTCGCCGGTGCCAGCATCATGTCCACTGAAGTCGCGAATGCGCCCATCGCGCTCGCCGCGGCTGTCAAGACGGCCGACGCCGTCGATGCCAACGCCGCCCTGTGCGCGCCAGGCACTTTGGACCCGGCCAAAACCGCCGGCAAGATCGTGGTCTGCGACCGGGGCGTGGTGGACCGGACGGCCAAGAGCATGACCGTGGCCCAGGCAGGCGGCGTAGGCATGGTCCTGGTCAACCTGACGCCCAACTCGCTGGACGTGGACCTGCACAGCGTTCCCACGGTCCACCTCGACGACCCCGCCATCAAGGAGGCGGTCGGGACTGATGCGGCGTTGACTGCGAGCCTGGTGGCCACTGACACCACGGGACTGGACCCGCCGCCGGTCCCGCAGATCGCGGGTTTCTCCTCCCGCGGGCCCACCCTTGCGGCCAACGGTGATCTCCTGAAACCGGACATTGCAGCTCCGGGGGTAGGCGTGCTGGCGGCTGTCTCGCCTGCCGGGTCCAACGGCCAGAACTTCGGGTTCCTGTCCGGAACGTCCATGGCAGCGCCGCATATTGCGGGATTCGGGGCATTGTTGCTGGGCAAGAACCCGTTGTGGTCCGCGGCGACGGTGAAGTCAGCGATGATGACCACGGCCTACGATCTCGTGGACGCGGAAGGATCCCCGGTCCATGACGTCTTCGCCCAGGGCGCTGGACAGATCGATCCGGCCCGGATCGCAACGCCCGGACTGGTGTATGACGCCGGCCCCAGCGACTGGCTCGGCTTCCTGCAGGGCCTGGGCTATCAGCTGGGAGTTGCCCCGCTGGCTGCCAAGGACGTCAACCTGCCGTCCATCGCGCTCGGTGGCCTCACCGGCACCCAAACCGTCACCCGGACGGTGACGGCGTTGACGGCCGGCAGCTACCGTGCAGAGGTCGATGTTTCCGGGATCACGGCTGAGGTGACGCCGGACGTGCTGACCCTGGCAGAAGGCGAGAAAGCCACGTTCACGGTGCAGTTCACGAACTCCGGTGCAGCCCTCGACGCCTTTGTTGGCGGGTCACTTACCTGGAGCTCGGACGAGGCCGTGGTCCGTTCGCCGGTTGCCATCCGTTCGGTGACCGCTGTTGCGCCGGCTGTCGTCAATGCCTCGTCCGCCGGCGGAAGCGGCAGCATCGTCATCCCGGTAACGTCCGGCAGTCCCGAGCCCATCGATGTGACCGTGAAGGGTCTTGCCAAGGCCAGCTCGACGGCGATCAGCCTGGTTCCCGGGCCCTACACCGGTGTCAAGGACGCATCGAACGACGTTCAGATCGTGAATGTGCCGGCAGGTTCTTCCCTTGCGAGGTTTGCGGTCAACTCCGCCAATCCGGCAGCGGACTTCGATCTTTACGTGGTCTCGCCGGCCGGCCTGCTTTATCCAGGGGCCACGCCTGCAGCCAACGAGGCAGTCTCCATTCCCGACCCGGTGGCGGGCGACTGGAAGGTGACCACCAACCTGTTCGCCAGCCCCGGCGGCGCGGCGACGGCAGCTTCGGTTGAAGCGATGGTTCTCGCCGGCGACGCCGGAAACCTCACGGTCAGTCCGAACCCGCTCGCCATTGAAAACGGCGCCACCGGTGAGCTCACTGCCACCTGGACCGGACTTGAGGCCGGCAACTGGGTGGGCTTGATCAAGTACGGTACGGGACCGTCAACCCAACTGAACGTGGCCGTGACAGCGCCTTGA
- a CDS encoding DUF7507 domain-containing protein produces the protein MWDKSLCPTRFRTAALGRLPERTVDLKLKKREPAGRAGSVGRVAAAGLLGMALIAGPGLPARAEPAPPSNPAAAPGTFAEANIAADRTAANFFYRIPALTYLGNDVVLAAWDGRPGSSADAPNPNSIVQRRSIDGGATWGPLTVIAAGHVADASGPKYGFSDPSYIYDAEANKVFALFVYSKDAGFSASTYGNDDADRNVISSAVVESADEGRTWSQPRFITSVTKPGSSKTNPQPGDVRTNFAASGEGIQLKYGAHKGRLIQQYSGYVRQANGSELFQAYSVYSDDHGATWHKGAPIGDRMDENKTVELSDGRVLLNSRDSGNGGYRKVAVSTDGGASYGPVTQDTELPDPANNGSISRMYPAAPEGSAEARKLIFTNSNSKAARENVSARVSCDDGATWPGVRTIRPGFSAYSTITRLAEGKFGVLYEANYTDNIQFASFDDAWLNYVCAPVNVPAQTIAPGVAQQVPVTVTNQEAHVLSGARASIYTPAGWSAATVDVPDLATGSSATVNVQLTPPAGASGPTSLNAAFTTADGRVSQYTFVANSPVAPQVGLTIAGSAPARDVAANPYKEGEVLSYTFAVKSTSNVTSNAVPLSGTFETGFLPPSAPNCRYNNLAAGASYNCTTPKHTLTPEDIARGYLVPVAEFTVTASGNTALTKAVSFKGAAVPLRDGLLAGSISGARNDAGRDLAVQPYAAGEQVPYTFTVSNTGPLAADVVPIAGNFSPLVPPGAGNCRWLNLAAGGSYACSTPRHTVTQKEAEEGFFRADSTWTVAASGQSSREYRVDGGEVDLAIRNPKLDGTISAEWADADGDRYASAGDSVTYTYGVGNAGNVALTGVTATDAGISVDRLGIGETATATRVHILTPADIAAGQLPASPFAASASNGSRNVRVDVQAGAVALRLQPAKPAAVPVLTVQDFDGQVPPVDLDTNEKYRNGEKVTLRGLPHGQWYYVYLNKHGFRLGWIFPTTADTVEFLLPSTVQNGRDDVVVLDSEGKQVSFDRLQVTPKGSIG, from the coding sequence ATGTGGGACAAGTCGCTATGCCCGACACGTTTTCGCACTGCTGCCCTAGGGCGGCTACCTGAAAGGACAGTGGATTTGAAACTCAAAAAGAGGGAGCCGGCCGGCAGGGCCGGCTCCGTGGGCCGGGTGGCCGCCGCAGGGCTCCTTGGGATGGCGCTGATCGCGGGACCCGGGTTGCCGGCCAGGGCCGAGCCGGCTCCGCCCTCCAATCCGGCAGCCGCCCCGGGCACCTTCGCGGAAGCGAACATTGCCGCGGACCGGACGGCCGCCAATTTCTTTTACCGTATTCCCGCGCTCACCTACCTCGGGAACGACGTTGTACTTGCAGCGTGGGACGGCAGGCCCGGGAGCTCGGCCGACGCGCCGAACCCGAACTCGATCGTGCAGCGCCGCAGTATCGACGGCGGCGCAACGTGGGGTCCTTTGACCGTCATCGCTGCCGGCCATGTGGCTGATGCCAGCGGCCCCAAATACGGGTTCAGTGATCCGTCGTACATCTACGACGCTGAGGCGAACAAAGTGTTCGCCCTGTTCGTTTACTCAAAGGATGCCGGCTTCTCTGCCAGCACCTACGGCAACGACGACGCCGACAGGAATGTCATTTCCTCGGCCGTGGTGGAGTCCGCCGACGAAGGCCGCACCTGGAGCCAGCCCCGGTTCATCACAAGCGTCACGAAACCCGGAAGCAGTAAGACCAACCCGCAGCCGGGTGACGTACGCACCAACTTCGCGGCATCCGGTGAGGGGATCCAGCTCAAGTACGGCGCTCACAAAGGCCGGTTGATTCAGCAGTACTCGGGTTACGTGCGTCAAGCCAACGGTTCGGAACTCTTCCAGGCCTACAGCGTCTATTCAGATGACCATGGCGCAACGTGGCACAAAGGGGCCCCGATCGGCGACCGCATGGACGAGAACAAGACCGTGGAACTCTCCGACGGCAGGGTGCTGCTGAATTCGAGGGACAGCGGGAACGGCGGCTATCGCAAAGTGGCCGTGTCCACCGACGGCGGCGCCAGCTACGGGCCGGTTACGCAGGACACCGAACTGCCGGACCCTGCCAACAACGGGTCAATCTCCCGGATGTACCCGGCCGCACCGGAGGGCTCAGCCGAGGCAAGGAAGCTGATCTTCACCAATTCCAACTCCAAGGCCGCCAGGGAAAACGTCTCGGCGCGGGTGTCCTGTGACGACGGAGCAACGTGGCCCGGTGTCCGCACCATCCGTCCCGGCTTCTCCGCGTATTCAACCATTACCCGCCTGGCCGAGGGCAAGTTCGGCGTCCTGTACGAGGCGAACTACACGGACAACATACAGTTCGCCAGTTTCGACGACGCCTGGCTGAACTATGTCTGCGCTCCCGTGAACGTGCCCGCACAAACCATTGCGCCCGGTGTTGCGCAGCAGGTTCCGGTGACAGTTACCAACCAGGAAGCCCACGTCCTGTCGGGCGCCCGGGCCAGTATCTATACGCCAGCGGGATGGTCCGCCGCCACTGTGGACGTTCCTGACCTTGCAACGGGTAGCTCGGCCACGGTGAACGTCCAGCTCACACCGCCGGCCGGAGCTTCGGGTCCAACTTCCCTCAATGCGGCTTTCACCACTGCCGACGGAAGAGTGTCCCAGTACACGTTCGTTGCCAACAGTCCGGTAGCTCCCCAGGTTGGCCTGACCATCGCAGGCTCAGCGCCGGCACGGGACGTGGCGGCGAACCCGTACAAGGAAGGCGAGGTGCTGTCTTACACCTTCGCGGTCAAGAGCACGTCGAACGTCACGTCCAATGCCGTCCCCCTTTCCGGGACCTTCGAGACCGGGTTCCTGCCGCCGTCGGCCCCTAACTGCCGGTACAACAACCTTGCCGCCGGTGCCAGCTACAACTGCACGACGCCTAAGCACACGCTTACTCCTGAAGACATAGCGCGCGGCTACCTCGTCCCTGTGGCTGAGTTCACCGTCACGGCCTCCGGCAATACGGCACTGACGAAGGCAGTGTCCTTCAAAGGAGCAGCCGTACCGTTGCGGGATGGCCTGCTGGCCGGATCGATCAGCGGTGCCCGGAATGATGCCGGACGTGACCTCGCCGTGCAGCCGTATGCAGCCGGCGAGCAGGTGCCCTACACGTTTACCGTCAGCAACACCGGCCCCCTGGCCGCGGACGTTGTGCCGATTGCCGGCAATTTCTCACCCCTCGTACCCCCGGGCGCGGGAAACTGCCGGTGGCTCAACCTTGCCGCGGGAGGATCCTACGCATGCTCCACACCGCGGCACACCGTGACCCAAAAAGAGGCGGAGGAGGGATTCTTCCGTGCCGACTCCACTTGGACAGTTGCTGCGTCCGGGCAGAGCAGCCGGGAATACCGTGTGGACGGCGGCGAAGTGGACCTCGCGATCCGGAACCCGAAGCTGGACGGCACGATCTCGGCTGAATGGGCCGATGCCGACGGCGACCGCTACGCGAGTGCCGGGGATTCCGTCACCTACACCTACGGCGTGGGAAATGCCGGCAATGTCGCGCTGACCGGCGTCACGGCTACGGATGCCGGCATTTCAGTGGACAGGCTGGGCATCGGGGAGACAGCAACGGCAACCAGGGTGCACATCCTGACTCCCGCAGATATCGCGGCCGGCCAGTTGCCGGCCTCTCCGTTTGCCGCCTCTGCATCCAACGGGTCGCGGAACGTGCGCGTTGACGTGCAGGCCGGAGCGGTGGCCCTGCGGCTTCAGCCAGCCAAACCGGCGGCCGTTCCGGTGTTGACGGTCCAGGATTTCGACGGGCAGGTTCCGCCCGTCGACCTGGACACCAATGAAAAATACCGTAACGGCGAGAAGGTGACGCTCCGCGGCCTTCCCCACGGCCAGTGGTATTACGTCTACCTGAACAAGCACGGCTTCCGCCTCGGCTGGATCTTTCCCACCACGGCGGACACGGTGGAGTTCCTCCTGCCCTCCACTGTGCAGAACGGGCGGGACGACGTGGTGGTCCTGGATTCCGAAGGGAAGCAGGTTTCCTTTGACCGACTTCAGGTCACACCGAAAGGGTCCATCGGCTGA